The Streptomyces sp. NBC_01298 genome contains the following window.
GATGAGCGCGAAGCGCATCAGGTCGATGAAGACGGCGGCGGGGTTGAGCTTGAGGGCCATCGAGACCCAGGACGGCAGGTGGTCCGTACGGAGCATCTGGTCGATCGACCACATGACGCCCGAGGCGTACATCCAGGTCCGCAGGATGAACGGCATCAGCTGGCTGATGTCCGGGCTCTTCGCGCCGATCCGCGCCATGGCCATCGCGCAGCCGGCGCAGAAGACGGCCATGAGGACCAGGGTGGGGGCGGCGAGGAGCCAGCTCAGGGCCGGGGTCTGGCCGTAGATGAGCAGCAGGATGACCAGCGCGCCCATGGTGATCAGGAGCTGCTGGAAGAGCTGGACGACCGTGGACAGCGGCAGCGAGGCGCGCGGGAAGTGCAGGGCGCGGACCAGGCCGAGGTTCGACTGCACGGCGCGGGTGGAGGCGTTGAAGCAGCTTCCGATGAAGTCCCAGACGAAGACGCCGGTGATCAGGAACGCGATGTAGTCCGGTACGGCCTTCTGGGCGTGCATCACGACGCCGAAGATGAAGTAGTAGACGGCCGCGTTGAGCAGCGGGGTCATCAGGTGCCAGACCTGGCCGAGGCTGGCCTGGCTGTACTGGGCGTGCATCCGGGCGGTGGCGTACGCGGTCACGAAGTGACGCCGGCCCCAGAGCTGCGCGATGTAGCGGGGGAGCGTGGGGCGGGCTCCGCTGAGGGTCAGGTCGTGCGCCGCCGCCAGCTCGGCGACGGGGTCCGGAGCCTGGGTCCTGTTCTTGTCCTTGCCCTTGCCCGTGGTGCGGCCCTTGCGGTGCGAGGGGGCGGGCGGTGGCGCGGTGGTCACTGTCACGAGGGTCGCTTTCGACGGGGGCGGGGCGTCGGGCGATCGATGGGACGGGTCCGTATCGATGGAACGGGTCCGTATCGTCGCTACGGCGAGGTTAGGTCGTGACACGACGAAACGCAACCGTATCGTCGTCGCGGGTTATGCTCTGCTCATGACGCCTGAGCCCCCTGCCGCCACCGCTCCCCCCGCCGCCCGCAGAGCCCCCGCGGGGGCCGCCGTCCTCCGTGAGGACGTGACCGAGGCGATCCGGACGGCAGTCGTCGAGGAGCTGGCGACGGTCGGGTTCGCGCGGATGTCGATCGAGGGCATCGCGCGGCGGGCGGGCGTCGGGAAGACGGCCGTGTATCGCCGGTGGAAGTCGAAGCTGCACCTGGTGCTCGACCTGGTGGGCGCCTTCGCCACGGACGGCCTGCCGGTGCCGTCGACGGGGTCCCTCTACGGGGACGTACGGGCGCTGCTGGAGGTGATGTCACACGTGCTGCGGCATCCGGTGGCCTCGGCGGTGATCCCCGACCTGCTGGTGGAGGCGGCGCGGAACCCGGAGATCGCCGACGCGGTACGGGGCGCGCTGCTGGAGGGGCAGCGGCGGATGGCGGAGGGGATCATCTCCGAGGCGGTCTCGCGGGGCGAGCTGCCCGTGGGGGTGGATGCGGGGCGGGCGCTGGATCTGGCGATCGGGCCGCTGTACTGGCGGCAGGTGGTGGTGCGGGACGCGGTGTCGCGGGGCTACCTGGACGACCTCGCGCGGTCCGTCGTGGCCGGGCTCACGGCCGGGCCGGCCGCCTGAGGGCTTGCGCTGCGCGCGGCCGTCCCTCTGCGCCCCGGCTGCGACCGTTGCCGCTGCGCGGGGCCCGGTGGGCGGGTGCGGGTGGCTCGGCCCTGCGGGGCGGAGTTCCCCTACCCGCCCTTCCGCCGTTCCCCGGGCGCTGCCCGGACCCGGTCCTCAAACGCCGGACGGGCTAGGAGGGGCAGGGGTACCGGGCTGCGCCCGGACCCCTTCTGGGGCTCCGCCCCAGACCCCGGTCCTCAAGCGCCGGACGGCTGAAAGTGGCTGCGACTGCCTACGGCCAGCGGCCCGTGGTCAGGTGGGCCAGGGTGGGTTCCGGGGTGGCGGAGGGGGCTGCGGGGGTGGGGCGGCGGTCTTCCAGGGGGGTGATGGGGGCGGTCGGCTGGCTCAGGAAGACGCGGCGGACCACGCGTTCCGCCGCCTGGCCGTCGTCGTGCGTGCAGAACCGGGTCCGGAAGGACGCGCGGAGCTGCGCCGAGCGGGAGCCCTGCCAGTGGCCGGTCGCGAAGATGTCCACCAGCTCGTCCTCCGTGCGGGCGATCGCTCCCGGGGGGAAGGCCCGCAGGTCGAAGTACGTGCCGCGGGAGGCCTCGTACGCCTCCCAGTCGTCCGCGTGGATGACGATCGGGCGGTCCAGGGACGCGTAGTCGAACATCAGGGACGAGTAGTCCGTCACCAACGCGTCCGAGGCCAGGCAGAGTTCCTCGACGGAGGGGTGCGAGGAGACGTCGAGGAGGCGCGGGTGGGGATCGGGGGAGGGTGAGCCCGCGTACGTGAGGTGGGTGCGGGTCAGGATCGTGTAGCGCGGGCCCAGGTCGCGCAGGATGCGGTCGAAGTCCGGCTGCGCGGGGCGGCTGCGGCGGTAGTCGCGGTGGGTCGGCGCGTACAGGATCGCCGTGGAGCCCGGCGGGATGCCGAGGCGTTCGCGCAGCTCCAGGACCTCCGCCTGGGTGGCCCGGTGGAACACGTCGTTGCGGGGGTAGCCGTACTCGAGCGTCGTGTAGGAGGACGGGACCGCCTTCTCCCAGACCAGGGTGGAGTGGCGGTTGGAGGAGAGCAGGTAGTCCCACTGGTCCGCGCCGCGCAGCAGCCCCGCGAAGTCCGTCGTGGGGGTGGCCGCCGGGCGGTCCTGGAGGTCGAGGCCGACGCGCTTGAGCGGGGTGCCGTGCTGGGTCTGGAGGAGGATCTGGCCCGGGCGCTTGACGAGGGTGCGGTCGAAGTTGACGTTCGTGACGAGGTACGTGGCGCGGGCCAGGGCCGTCCAGTACGCAGCCGAGCCCGGGCGGAGCGGAGTGGTGCCGCGGGGCACGGTCGAGGCGTGCGCCGGGTCGCAGATCCACGCCGTCCGCATGCGCGGGGCGAGTTCGCGCAGCTTGGCCTCGATCGCCGCCGGGTTGCAGGCGTAACCCCCGTGCCAGTACGCGGAGAAGACCGCCAGCTCCGGCCGGAGCGGGAGCAGGCGCTGGGCGCGGTAGTGCAGGCGCAGGGCGGTTTCGCCGAGGCCCCGGCCCAGGGTGATCCCGGCGCGGCCCGCCGCGAGCGAGGCCGAGCGGAGCACGGACAGGACGCGGTACGCGCGCCGGGTGCCCAGCCGCATCAGGAGGTGGCGGGTGCGGTCCGTCCGGCTCAGGGACAGCGGCCGGGGGCCCGGCACCCGGTAGCGGCGCAGCAGGGCCGAGGCCCGGGCGAAGAACTCGGCCCGGGCGGCGCGCGGGAGCCGGCGCGGGTCCGCGTACAGGGCGCAGAAGTGCTCGGCCATCCGCCGGTGCACGGCGGGCCGCCAGCGCTCCAGCTCGGGGCGGGTGGCGAGGTAACCGAAGACGCGGTCGTACTGGTCGAAGACGTCCAGGTGGCGTCGGGTGGACGTGGTCAGGATCGAGCCCGTGCGGCGCTGGCGGTAGTGCACGCAGACCCGGTCGAGGACGGCGACCGACTCCGCCGCCAGCAGCGCCGGATAGGTCCAGGGGGTGTCCTCGTAGAAGCCGGGCGGGAAGGAGAGGCCCTCGCGCTCCACGTACTCGCGGCGGTAGGCCTTGTTCCACACGACCATCAGCATGCCGAGGAGGGCGGGGCGGTCGGCGAGGCGGAAGCTGGCCGGGCCCTCCTCGGAGAGGCGGTGGGACTGGCTGTTGCGGACCAGCTCGCCGGTCCAGTAGGTGCGCGCGTAGTCGTAGACGAGCACGTCCGGGGAGCCGGTGGCCTTCAGCCGGTCGGTGACGGCCTGGAGGGCGCCGGGGGCCAGGGTGTCGTCGCCGTCGAGGAAGAGGACGTAGTCGCCGGTGGCCCGGGACAGGCCCGCGTTGCGGGCCGGTCCCAGGCCGAGGTTGTGCGCCAGGTGCACGGCGGTGACCCGGGGGTCCCGGGCCGCGCAGTCGTCGATGATCGAACCGCAGGCGTCCGGGGAGGCGTCGTCGACCACGATCAGTTCGAGATCCGGGTACGACTGGGTCAGGACCGAGTCCAGACTCTCCTGGAGGTACGCCTGGACCTTGTACGCGGGCACGATGACGCTGAACCGGGGCACGGCACATCCAGGGGTCGGCGCGGACATATGGCCCAGGAACCCCCGGCGTGGTGATCGGGTTACGCAGGGTGCGGCATTCGGGTTACGGAGCGTCAACAACGCACGTCAACACCGTGATCCACACCGCTCTACTTGATCGCTCCCGCCATCACCCCCGAGACGAACTGCCGCTGGAAGGCGAAGAAGACGACGAGCGGCACCACCATCGACAGGAAGGCGCCGGGCGCCAGCACGTCGATGTTGTTCCCGAACTGCCGTACCTGCTGCTGGAGCGCGACCGTGACCGGCGGGTGCGCCGAGTCCGCGAAGACCAGGGCGACCAGCATGTCGTTCCACACCCACAGGAACTGGAAGATGCCGAGCGAGGCGATCGCCGGACCGCCCAGCGGCAGCACCACCCGGGCGAACAGCCGCAGTTCGCCCGCCCCGTCGAGCCGGGCCGCCTCCAGCAGCTCGCGCGGGATCTCCGCGAAGAAGTTGCGCAGCAGGAACACGGCGAACGGCAGCCCGAAGGCGGTGTGGAAGAGGACCACCCCCGCCGTGGTCTCGAACAGGCCGATGGAGCCGAAGAGTTCGGAGACCGGGATCAGCGCCACCTGGACGGGCACGACGAGCAGCGCGACCACGAGCAGGAACAGCCAGTCGCGGCCGGGGAACTCCAGCCAGGCGAAGGCGTATCCGGCGAACGAGCCCAGCGCCAGGACGAGCAGGGTCGCCGGGATCGCGATGGCCGCCGTGTCGATGAGCGAGCCCGTGACGGTCTCGTTGGCCAGCAGCCGCTCGTAGTTGCCGGCCGTCAGCCGGGAGGGCGCCGTCAGCGCCCGCCACCAGCCGCCGTCGTTCAGCGCGGTGGGCGAGAGGAAGGAGGAGACCAGCAGTCCGAGCGTGGGCAGCAGCCAGAACAGGCCCGCGAGGACCAGGAAGACGCGCAGCGCCCCGCCGGCCGCCCGGGCGGCCAGGGACCGCGCGGTGGCCGCTGAGGTCGGGGGCGGCGTACGGGACGGCATACGGGGCGGCGTGCGCGGCGGTGTGCTCATCGGCGGGCCTCCCGGCGCATCCGGCGGATGTTGTAGGCCATGACGGGAGCCACCAGCACCAGCAGCAGCACCGCGATGGCGCTGCCCAGCCCCTGATCGGCGTCCGTGCCGAAGGAGGTCCGGTACAACTGGAGCGCCAGGACGTTCGCGTCGTCCTGCACCGCGCCCGGCGCGATCACGAAGACCAGGTCGAAGACCTTCATGACGTTGATGACGAGGGTCACCAGCACGACGGCCAGGACGGGCGCCAGCAGCGGCACCGTGATCCGCCGCAGCACCTGCCACTCGCTCGCCCCGTCCACCCGCGCCGCCTCCAGCAGCTCGCGCGGTACGGCGGCCAGCCCGGCCCCGATCAGCACCATCGCGAACCCGGCCCACATCCACACGTAGGCCCCGATCACCGCCGGGGTCACCAGGGTCGGGCCGAGCCATTCGACGCCCGCGTACGCCTCCCGGAAGTTCGAGGCGGGCAGCCGCAGCAGCGCGCCGTCCGCGGCGGCGGACAGGGTGAAGGTGCCGTCGGCCCGGGTCCGCGCCGAGTCGACCACCCGGCCGTCCTTGACCGCCTCGACGCGCAGCCCCGACAGGGCGGACTCGGTGGGGTCGACGGTGTTCGTCGTACCGCCCCCGCCCCGGGTGAAGTCCTGCCAGGCGGTGCCGGTGACCTTCCCGGGCTCCGTGGCGGCCGGCCGCGCCGTCCGCGTCCCCGGGGGAAGGGCTTCGGGGGCGATGCCGACCAGCGGGAGCGGCGCGGGCACGCCCGCCCGTACCGGATCGCGGGTCACGTACGCGCCCCCGTCGGCCGGGGCCAGCGGCGAATCCCGGCCGGGGCGGGCCTTGGGGAAGGCGGAGGACTCGGCGAAGGTGTCGTGGACGCCGACCCAGACGGCGTTGGCGACGCCCCGGTCGGGGTCGGCGTCGTAGACGAGCCGGAAGATGATGCCCGCCGCGAGCATCGAAATGGCCATCGGCATGAAGACGATCAGCTTGAACGCCGTTCCCCAGCGCACCCGTTCGGTCAGCACGGCGAAGAGCAGACCGAGCGCGGTGGCGCTGACCGGGGCCAGCACCACCCAGAGCGCCGTATTGCCCAGCGCGGTGCGGATCGTGTCGTCGCGCAGGATCTCCCCGTAGTTCCCGGCGCCCACGAACTCCTCGCCGGAGCGGTCGAAGAAGCTGCGGTACAGCGAGTACCCGATGGGGTGCACGACGAGCGCGCCGAGCAGGACGAGGGAGGGGAGGAGGAACGCCGCGGCCGTCAGCCGGCGGCGCCGGGTCTCCCTGTTCTTGGGGGAGCCGTGGCCGGTGGCGGCCGCCGGCGCCACCGGGGTGGTCGCGGGCGATCCCGTCGGAGAGGCGGACGATCCCGTGGGGGAGGCTGCCGGGGTCACGGGGTCAGTTCCCGTAGGCCTTGGCCGCGTCCGCCTCCAGCCTCGCCTGGGTCCCCGCCACGTCGGCCGGGTTCGCCAGGAAGTCCTGGAGCGCCTTCCACTCGCCCGCGCCCGGGGTGCCGCCGAAGGCCGACGGGGCCTGGTCCGACATGTCGAAGCGGAAGTTGTCGCCCGCCGCGATCAGGGCCTCGGCGATGCCGCGCTGGATGTCGTTCGGGTACGCGGCCGGTTCGAGCGCCTTGTTCGGGGAGAGGAAGCCGCCCTCACGGGCATGGATCCGCGCCGAGTCCACCGAGGCCAGGAACGTCAGCAGCGCCTGCGCGCCCTTCGAGTCCTTCAGCGCCACCGCCACGTCCCCGCCCGAGACCACCGGAGCCTTGGCGCCGACCGCCGGGAAGGGGAAGACCAGGGCGTCCGTGCCCACCTTCGCGTCCGTCTGGGCGATGTTGACCGCCACGAAGTCGCCCTCGAAGACCATCGCGGCGCCCGGCCGGTCCCCGCCGGTGAAGGTCTGCGTCACCGACTTCGGGAACTCGGTCGCCAGCGCCCCGCTCTGGCCGCCCGCCAGGAAGTCCTTGCGGCCGAACAGCTCGGCGAGGGAGGTCAGCGCCTGCTTGACGCTCGCGTCCGTCCACTTGATCTCGTGCTTCGCCAACTGGTCGTACTTCTCCGGGCCCGCCTGCGAGAGGTAGACGTTCTCGAACCAGTCGGTCAGGGTCCAGCCGTCGGCCCCGGCCACCGACACCGCCGGGGTGCCGGACGCGGACAGGGTGTCGGCCGCGGTGAGCAGTTCCTTCCAGGTCTTCGGGGGCGTCACGCCCGCCGCCTCGAAGGCCTTCGCGTTGTACCAGATCAGCGATTTGTTGGCGGCCTTGTAGTAGACGCCGTACTGGGTGCCGTCGACCGCGCCCAGCGTCTTCCAGCCGGGCGAGTAGTTCTGGTCGAGCTGGGCCTTCGCCTCGGGGCCGACCGGCTGCGCCCACTTGTTCTTCACCGCCGAGGCCAGCGCCCCGACCTGCGGGAGCAGCGCCACGTCCGGCGGGGCGCCGCCCGCGATCTTCGAGCCGAGGAAGGTGACGATCGGGTCCTGCGCGGGGACGAAGGTGACGGTGGCGCCCGTCCGCCGCTCGAACTCCTTCAGCACCTTGACGAAGTTCGCCTGCTCCGCCCCCGTCCAGACGGCGGCGACCTCCAGCTTCTCCCCGTCGAGCCGGGGTAACGCGACGGACGGCCCGCCCGAGATGTCGGGGCCGTCCGGGCCCTTCGCCGGATCCTTGCCGTCGCCGCCGCACGCGCTGAGCGCGAGCGCGCCGGCCACGGCCAGAGCGGCCCACGTGTGATGCGTACGAAGAGATCGCGTACGAAGAGATCGCGTACGGAGCGATCGCGTACGGAGAGATGTCGTGCGGCTCGTTCCCTGCTTGCGCATGGCGGTGCCCCCGATGCCTCGCTGGCGATGGTGTGTCCCGTGCCACAAGGTCTACGCCGCCCCGCGCACCCCCGCAATACCGCCTCGCGGGGTACGGGGGTGCGCGGAGGGCTGCTC
Protein-coding sequences here:
- a CDS encoding ABC transporter permease; this encodes MTVTTAPPPAPSHRKGRTTGKGKDKNRTQAPDPVAELAAAHDLTLSGARPTLPRYIAQLWGRRHFVTAYATARMHAQYSQASLGQVWHLMTPLLNAAVYYFIFGVVMHAQKAVPDYIAFLITGVFVWDFIGSCFNASTRAVQSNLGLVRALHFPRASLPLSTVVQLFQQLLITMGALVILLLIYGQTPALSWLLAAPTLVLMAVFCAGCAMAMARIGAKSPDISQLMPFILRTWMYASGVMWSIDQMLRTDHLPSWVSMALKLNPAAVFIDLMRFALIDSYQASQLPPHVWLVALGWALLAGIGGFVFFWKAEEEYGRG
- a CDS encoding TetR/AcrR family transcriptional regulator, yielding MTPEPPAATAPPAARRAPAGAAVLREDVTEAIRTAVVEELATVGFARMSIEGIARRAGVGKTAVYRRWKSKLHLVLDLVGAFATDGLPVPSTGSLYGDVRALLEVMSHVLRHPVASAVIPDLLVEAARNPEIADAVRGALLEGQRRMAEGIISEAVSRGELPVGVDAGRALDLAIGPLYWRQVVVRDAVSRGYLDDLARSVVAGLTAGPAA
- a CDS encoding bifunctional glycosyltransferase/CDP-glycerol:glycerophosphate glycerophosphotransferase codes for the protein MPRFSVIVPAYKVQAYLQESLDSVLTQSYPDLELIVVDDASPDACGSIIDDCAARDPRVTAVHLAHNLGLGPARNAGLSRATGDYVLFLDGDDTLAPGALQAVTDRLKATGSPDVLVYDYARTYWTGELVRNSQSHRLSEEGPASFRLADRPALLGMLMVVWNKAYRREYVEREGLSFPPGFYEDTPWTYPALLAAESVAVLDRVCVHYRQRRTGSILTTSTRRHLDVFDQYDRVFGYLATRPELERWRPAVHRRMAEHFCALYADPRRLPRAARAEFFARASALLRRYRVPGPRPLSLSRTDRTRHLLMRLGTRRAYRVLSVLRSASLAAGRAGITLGRGLGETALRLHYRAQRLLPLRPELAVFSAYWHGGYACNPAAIEAKLRELAPRMRTAWICDPAHASTVPRGTTPLRPGSAAYWTALARATYLVTNVNFDRTLVKRPGQILLQTQHGTPLKRVGLDLQDRPAATPTTDFAGLLRGADQWDYLLSSNRHSTLVWEKAVPSSYTTLEYGYPRNDVFHRATQAEVLELRERLGIPPGSTAILYAPTHRDYRRSRPAQPDFDRILRDLGPRYTILTRTHLTYAGSPSPDPHPRLLDVSSHPSVEELCLASDALVTDYSSLMFDYASLDRPIVIHADDWEAYEASRGTYFDLRAFPPGAIARTEDELVDIFATGHWQGSRSAQLRASFRTRFCTHDDGQAAERVVRRVFLSQPTAPITPLEDRRPTPAAPSATPEPTLAHLTTGRWP
- a CDS encoding carbohydrate ABC transporter permease — its product is MSTPPRTPPRMPSRTPPPTSAATARSLAARAAGGALRVFLVLAGLFWLLPTLGLLVSSFLSPTALNDGGWWRALTAPSRLTAGNYERLLANETVTGSLIDTAAIAIPATLLVLALGSFAGYAFAWLEFPGRDWLFLLVVALLVVPVQVALIPVSELFGSIGLFETTAGVVLFHTAFGLPFAVFLLRNFFAEIPRELLEAARLDGAGELRLFARVVLPLGGPAIASLGIFQFLWVWNDMLVALVFADSAHPPVTVALQQQVRQFGNNIDVLAPGAFLSMVVPLVVFFAFQRQFVSGVMAGAIK
- a CDS encoding carbohydrate ABC transporter permease produces the protein MTPAASPTGSSASPTGSPATTPVAPAAATGHGSPKNRETRRRRLTAAAFLLPSLVLLGALVVHPIGYSLYRSFFDRSGEEFVGAGNYGEILRDDTIRTALGNTALWVVLAPVSATALGLLFAVLTERVRWGTAFKLIVFMPMAISMLAAGIIFRLVYDADPDRGVANAVWVGVHDTFAESSAFPKARPGRDSPLAPADGGAYVTRDPVRAGVPAPLPLVGIAPEALPPGTRTARPAATEPGKVTGTAWQDFTRGGGGTTNTVDPTESALSGLRVEAVKDGRVVDSARTRADGTFTLSAAADGALLRLPASNFREAYAGVEWLGPTLVTPAVIGAYVWMWAGFAMVLIGAGLAAVPRELLEAARVDGASEWQVLRRITVPLLAPVLAVVLVTLVINVMKVFDLVFVIAPGAVQDDANVLALQLYRTSFGTDADQGLGSAIAVLLLVLVAPVMAYNIRRMRREARR
- a CDS encoding ABC transporter substrate-binding protein, coding for MRKQGTSRTTSLRTRSLRTRSLRTRSLRTHHTWAALAVAGALALSACGGDGKDPAKGPDGPDISGGPSVALPRLDGEKLEVAAVWTGAEQANFVKVLKEFERRTGATVTFVPAQDPIVTFLGSKIAGGAPPDVALLPQVGALASAVKNKWAQPVGPEAKAQLDQNYSPGWKTLGAVDGTQYGVYYKAANKSLIWYNAKAFEAAGVTPPKTWKELLTAADTLSASGTPAVSVAGADGWTLTDWFENVYLSQAGPEKYDQLAKHEIKWTDASVKQALTSLAELFGRKDFLAGGQSGALATEFPKSVTQTFTGGDRPGAAMVFEGDFVAVNIAQTDAKVGTDALVFPFPAVGAKAPVVSGGDVAVALKDSKGAQALLTFLASVDSARIHAREGGFLSPNKALEPAAYPNDIQRGIAEALIAAGDNFRFDMSDQAPSAFGGTPGAGEWKALQDFLANPADVAGTQARLEADAAKAYGN